AATATCCAACCAGACAGGGGCCTTGTGCAGGGGgctttctatttgatttgatggttgtatctgtgttgTCTTTtctgtagttgttgttagtgcatgttgatgagtcaatccagcaacctgcaacaatacaacaaacaaccaaaggcaaaAAGGAACTTGCACCAGTTAGCAAATaggaaaggacctccaagagagctttgggtttcaacgtcgctcgactaacgtctccaattatccgattgaattgaaacttcttggggtatacacaaacagccctttctttagttctgcaagatttggaagctttttgcacaagttggaaaaaaggcaccctctttaggcctaaggcagctgactttttcaaggtcgctcgcctaacatctccaattgtccgtttgtattgaaacttcttggaccttgtcaaaataatatatactgcACTCCTACAAAGTTTGGATGCCTTGGTGTAGGTCCTCAGGTTGCAAAACACCCTGCACATCTGACCCtgctgtattttggtcatagtcTGCTGTAGGTTCTTGGTTATCACCATGTTCTGTTGTATATTGCTGTAGGGGATGTAGCTCTGGTGTTTAAGAGATGGTGCCTTGCAGTTTGGAATGTTCAATTGCTGATgtattatgtgcctgcacaccaAGAAATAACCACACAAGGAATTCCAAGTATCTTGGATATAATTGGGCTGATGCAAGTAATAAAGGGTGGAATCTGGCATGTTTGAATTGTTGTTGGGGGCTGGTGAGTCTCTTGCATGTCTAgcatttgtctccctttgtttggataTCTGTGGACCTGTAcaaacaagtagccaaagaCCCACACAAATGTGGGGGAAGTATAGGCTGCTGCAAACCTGTAGCCAGCTAGTGGAATTGTTCAGTTGTATGTTGTTGCAAGCTATCTTCAGGAGGAGATCATTACTCATGATCAGCTTCTTAGGGTACCTGCACCtacatacaaaaacaaagacaaagacaaagcaaagaaaagaaaagacctcaAACAGTTCTTTGGAGCTAGTTAGCTTTAAATCggttaattttttcaaagtcgctcgactaacgtctccaattatccgattgaggtgaaaattcttaggctttgcaattactatatCTGCTGTGttcctgcaacatttggaggtctTTTGGACAAGATAGAAGCTCCAAATTGTGAAGTGCACCATTGGGAGGCTTAAGTCGACTAacattttcaaggtcgctcgactaacgtctccaattatccgttggagATGAAACTTCTTTGGTTGTgcaaatatagtattttctgtatccctgcaaagtttgaaggtcATTTGGACAAGTTGTaagctccaagttgtgaagtgctccatttggggacttaagtcggttgactttttcaaggtcgctcgactaacgtctccaattatccgtttgagctgagacttcttgggctttgcccCTACTATATTTGCTGTGATCCTGTGCAATATGGATTCCTTTTGATGTTGCATGGtgcttttgtttgttgttgcagTTGTGGCATGTGCAGGAATTCTGAGTGCCTGacctttgttgttgttgttgaattgcttgtttgtgcaggtgtTGTATGACTGCTGAGTCTCTAAGGCAAGTCCAACCTTGGAACAGCTGTGGTAAATTTCCAGTATACACCTGACTGGCCCTCCACTAGTTGGATGATATGGTGCCTGTGTATTTATACCTACAAGGCCAAAAAGGAGAAAGACAAAGAAGAAACGTTCTATTCTAATCCTAACCTGTAAAATAAGATTGTTTATTTTAAGAAGGCATAAGCCAAGGGAGGTGTTCCCTTTTACCATGGTCCTAACTATAGAACCTTCAAATTGATTATTATTATGCATAGCAATAAGTAATTTGAATAGTAAGTTGGACCAAGGAGGCTGACAAGGTCATGGTggcttcttgattctcttaagccttcttcttctgaagttgGCCATTTCCAGTTTGTCAAGCTCAAAGTAAGCTCTTGCCTCTTTGGGAAGCTCTTGTTTATTGAGATATATCTGTGGAGTAGTGCATTTGTGGCTATGTTTGGACAAAACATCAGCTGTAAAATTGGCTTCTCTGTAAGTGTGGCTGCATTTGAAAACCTGGAATTGATGACTGATGTCCTGCAGCTGTTGGAGTTGTATTCTGACAGTCCATGGTGGTTGAGCTAGGTGTTTTATCCATCTGATTACTAGCTCAGAGTCCACTTCAAGGATCACTTTAGTATATCCTAATTGGAgacaccaagtcaaaccaaagatGGCTGCCAATATTTCAGATTGGTTGTTTGTACCTTCTCCAAAAGGGGTTGAGAAAGCAAAGAGAAGATCTCCTTGATTGTTCCTTAGCAATCCTCCCCCTCTTATTTTTCCAGGGTTGTGAAGTGCACTaccatcagtgttcagcttcaccATGTGAGCTGAAGGTTTCCTCCAGTAGACAGTACTAACATTAACTTCATTAGTACATTTTTCCACAagaaggaccagttccttccatCTATTTGGCCAGCTGATATAGGAGTAGGTAGTGCTTAGAAGGTTGAAGTTATCCTTGAAGACTGAGTAGATCACTCTTGTAATATTGGACTGCTTCCCTCCATATTTGATGgcacatctatttttccataggttccaacatATGAAGATTGGAGTTGCTTGTAGGATAAGTTTATGGACCTCATTACTGTAATTACTGGACCACCACCTCATCATCAGGTTTCTAAGGGGTGTGTATTCTTTACTAATACCCAGAGAATCAGAAAATACACTCCAAACCTTCCTGGCAAAGTTTCCAGAAACAAATATATGGTTAATGGTATCCAAACCAGCTCTATGGCAACAGTAACATTGGGCTGGGGCTTCTCCAAAGCTGATAAGTTTTTCATTAGTAGGTAGTTTCCCTCTAAGTGCTCTCCAGAGTAGGAAGGAACACTTAAAAGGAATGTGTTTGTGCCATGTTTGAGAGTTAATTCTTGTCTTACTCCTTTTGTCCCTGATAAGttcccaggcagaagaacaactaaaTTCCCCACTGCTATTAGGCTTCCAAGAGGCCTGATCAAGTTTGTGGGGCTGATAGTTGATGTTACTTGCCAGGATGCTAGGTACAAACTGAGGAGGTGCTTTCTGAGAGACCAGTTCTGCATTCCATTGACcattaatcatgaaagaagaTACCTTAGTATTGTTCTGTCTACTACTGGCTGACCTGAAATTAGCTAAGAGGCCAACTCCCaaccaattatcccaccaaaagaggcaagaACCAGACTGTATCTGCCATTGGATATGAGGCTCAACATTGTGCTTGTtcttcatgaggtgcttccatatCAGAGACTGTCCTGTGTGCCATTTTTTGGTTATAGGATTTGACCTCTGACAGTACTTAGCTTGGAGGAACTCACTCCATAAGGAATTCTTAGTTCTGAatatccaccattgtttgtattggaaAGACTTGGCAACATCTGATATTAGTCTCACTCCAATACCACCCTCTTCATAGGGATAACTCAGATTCTTCCAAGAAGACCAATGATATTTCCTCCTTTCattcttccacccccagaagCAATTAGTTGTGATGCtttgaatttgcttgatagtGGTTGCAGGAGGGGAACTAGCAGATAACAAGTGAATAGGAAGTGCTTGGATGACATGCTTAATCAAAGTAACTCTTCCTCcataactaattaatttttccTGCCATCCAGCTATCCTAGCCACAACTTTAGCTATAAGCTCAGAATAATAGATGATCCTCTGTCTACCAATGTAAAGAGGACACCCCAGATAAGTGATAGGGCTGTTCTTTTGCTTAAAGCCTGCAACTTTCTTGATTCTTCTAACAGTAGAGTTGAAGGCATTTGAGGGTACCATGAAGTTACTCTTGTCTCTGTTGATCAATTGGCCTGAAGCATGCTCATAGGTATGTAGTGTCTCCATGATAAGCTTCAAGGTATGAGATCTTCCAGATGAGAATATGATGATGTCATCTGCAAAGCTGAGATGATTAATTTGAGGGCCCTTTTTAGCCATCAGGAAACCATGATATTGGGGGTGTTGATGAAGGTTGTTCATGAGCCTGGAgaggacttcagcacctatgatAAACAAAGCTGGTGATAATGGATCCCCTTGCTTAAGGCCTCTTGtggaatgaaagaatccatgccttgaaccattaataatgatggaataccaattatcagccataattctccataccatatcaatgaaaccttcttcaaatcccattttcctcaaaactagacaagtataggaccaagataccctatcataggctttagccatgtcaagtttgataaCTACATTGCCTTCTATATTTGGCTTCTTGATCTGGTGTATAATCTCTTGGGCTAGcataatattttcagaaatgTTCCTGCCTTTgacaaatccagattggttaAGGGAAATGAGGTTGGGTAGGATAGGTGCCAGTCTAAGGGAAATGAGTTTGGAGATGATTTTGtttgtgaagttgctaaggctaattGGTCTATACTCAGAGAGCTTGTTAGGATGGTGTACTTTTGGGAGAAGCACCAAACAAGAGTGAGTAAAGTATTTAGGCATAGCTTGTCCACAGAAGAAAGATAGAATCACTTTAAGGAGgtcctcttttatgatgttccaacatgcttggaagaacttgccattcattccatcaggtCCAGCAGCTGAATTGGGATTCATTAAAAACACTACAGTTCTCAACTCCTCCATTGTAGGGATAGCTTTCAGGTTTCTGTTATGCTCATCAGTGACCATCCTGGGAATACATTGGAGGGTATGCTCCTGAATTTGTGTCTCCTTACCAGTGAAAATGGCTTGGAAGTGTTCACATGCAGCTTTGGCTATGTTTTCTTCACCTTGTACCCAATTATCATCCTCATTCTGGATCTTATGGATGTATAATTTCCTCCTCCTTCCTCTTATCAAGGCATGAAAATACTTGGAATTCACATCACCctctttgaaccaatgcaacTGAGTTTTTTGCTTTAGCATGGATTCCTCCAGTTTCAGGTATTTTATATACTCTGCATTGATGGCATGGAGCTTTGTTCTGTTCTCTTCAGAATTACTAGAGATTAGCTCTTCCTCTGCATGTCTAGTCTtgtcttcatattctttaactttggCATATATATCACCAAATTGCAATCTGGACCAAGTACTAAGAGTGGCTGCCAacctcttcattttctgatggaaacaccacattggattaccctcCATGGTCCTGTTCCAGCAATTACTAACAGTATCCAAGAAAGATGGTTGTTCTGTCCAGCAGTtaaggaatttgaaatatttggtgTGTTGTTGGTTTTGATCAGTCATCTCCAGTAGTAAGGGGCAGTGATCTGAACCCACAGAGGGTAGATGAGTAATGGTAGTCTGAGGCATCATCTCTAGCCACTTATCGTTGACCATTCCTCTGTCAAGTCTCTTCCAGATTCTGAACATTATACCCCTTAGATTAGACCAAGTGTATCTCTGGCCACAAAACCCAAGATCTTGTAGTCCACAGGCTTCTATGATGCTGATGAACTCAaggctctttttcatattataagTGACACCTCCCAACTTTTCTTGAGGGTCTGTgataacattgaaatcacctAATGTGCACCATGGAAGGGAGGTGGCTGACTGTTGTAGCATGCTATCCCACAgaggtcttctgagatgatctttgcattttgcatatacaaaggtaactATGAACTGATTTGGATTTATTACATGATTAAATTCACAAGTAATCAACTGCTCCTCATTTTCCAATATCCTGCAGTCTACATCCTTGGTCCAAAAaagccaaatcttaccatttggattaCTAATAGCATGGTCCATGCTGAGTTGATTTCTGAAGTACTGAATCTGAATGCTATCAGAAAAAGGCTCTAGGATGGCAATAATGGGAATTTGATGGATACTCTTAAGAGATTTAAGTCtttccatggctccttgggtatta
This region of Solanum dulcamara chromosome 9, daSolDulc1.2, whole genome shotgun sequence genomic DNA includes:
- the LOC129903737 gene encoding uncharacterized protein LOC129903737 produces the protein MERLKSLKSIHQIPIIAILEPFSDSIQIQYFRNQLSMDHAISNPNGKIWLFWTKDVDCRILENEEQLITCEFNHVINPNQFIVTFVYAKCKDHLRRPLWDSMLQQSATSLPWCTLGDFNVITDPQEKLGGVTYNMKKSLEFISIIEACGLQDLGFCGQRYTWSNLRGIMFRIWKRLDRGMVNDKWLEMMPQTTITHLPSVGSDHCPLLLEMTDQNQQHTKYFKFLNCWTEQPSFLDTVSNCWNRTMEGNPMWCFHQKMKRLAATLSTWSRLQFGDIYAKVKEYEDKTRHAEEELISSNSEENRTKLHAINAEYIKYLKLEESMLKQKTQLHWFKEGDVNSKYFHALIRGRRRKLYIHKIQNEDDNWVQGEENIAKAACEHFQAIFTGKETQIQEHTLQCIPRMVTDEHNRNLKAIPTMEELRTVVFLMNPNSAAGPDGMNGKHGFFHSTRGLKQGDPLSPALFIIGAEVLSRLMNNLHQHPQYHGFLMAKKGPQINHLSFADDIIIFSSGRSHTLKLIMETLHTYEHASGQLINRDKSNFMVPSNAFNSTVRRIKKVAGFKQKNSPITYLGCPLYIGRQRIIYYSELIAKVVARIAGWQEKLISYGGRVTLIKHVIQALPIHLLSASSPPATTIKQIQSITTNCFWGWKNERRKYHWSSWKNLSYPYEEGGIGVRLISDVAKSFQYKQWWIFRTKNSLWSEFLQAKYCQRSNPITKKWHTGQSLIWKHLMKNKHNVEPHIQWQIQSGSCLFWWDNWLGVGLLANFRSASSRQNNTKVSSFMINGQWNAELVSQKAPPQFVPSILASNINYQPHKLDQASWKPNSSGEFSCSSAWELIRDKRSKTRINSQTWHKHIPFKCSFLLWRALRGKLPTNEKLISFGEAPAQCYCCHRAGLDTINHIFVSGNFARKVWSVFSDSLGISKEYTPLRNLMMRWWSSNYSNEVHKLILQATPIFICWNLWKNRCAIKYGGKQSNITRVIYSVFKDNFNLLSTTYSYISWPNRWKELVLLVEKCTNEVNVSTVYWRKPSAHMVKLNTDGSALHNPGKIRGGGLLRNNQGDLLFAFSTPFGEGTNNQSEILAAIFGLTWCLQLGYTKVILEVDSELVIRWIKHLAQPPWTVRIQLQQLQDISHQFQVFKCSHTYREANFTADVLSKHSHKCTTPQIYLNKQELPKEARAYFELDKLEMANFRRRRLKRIKKPP